In Paenibacillus sp. 1781tsa1, one DNA window encodes the following:
- a CDS encoding sugar ABC transporter permease: MKPAAEGPSKKLKGNVKGNSLWTEIWKHRMTYTLLIPGLVWLILFAYMPMGGLSLAFKDYKANLGIWGSPWSGFENFKYVFRDPTFIDAVWRTLYINILKLIIQFPFPIILALLLNELRMRRGKKLFQTVLTFPHFLSWIIVSGVVINVLAYDGLVNSALGLLGLPTINFLGSESNFVPMLLLTDIWKSSGWGAIIFLAAISGIDQDQYESAQIDGASRMQQMFKITLPNILPTITIMFILSVGGLMSSGFDQIFNLANAATKNVSEVLDVYIYRITFQSSTDFSFSTAVSLFRSLVNMALLLLADRFAKWLGGDGLFR, from the coding sequence GTGAAACCTGCAGCCGAAGGACCTAGCAAAAAGCTGAAGGGAAACGTGAAGGGCAATTCGCTCTGGACTGAAATCTGGAAGCACCGAATGACATACACCCTGCTTATTCCGGGGCTTGTCTGGCTAATCCTGTTTGCCTACATGCCGATGGGTGGCTTGTCTCTGGCATTCAAAGATTACAAGGCCAACCTGGGCATCTGGGGAAGTCCATGGAGCGGATTCGAGAACTTCAAATATGTTTTCCGTGATCCAACCTTTATTGACGCGGTATGGCGTACGCTGTACATCAATATTCTGAAACTGATTATTCAGTTCCCGTTCCCGATCATTCTGGCGTTGTTGCTGAATGAATTGCGGATGCGCAGAGGGAAAAAATTGTTCCAAACCGTTCTTACGTTCCCTCACTTTCTGTCCTGGATTATCGTATCCGGCGTAGTCATCAATGTGCTGGCATATGACGGACTGGTAAACAGTGCGCTCGGATTACTCGGATTGCCAACCATTAACTTCTTGGGATCCGAATCCAACTTTGTACCGATGTTGCTGTTGACTGATATTTGGAAATCAAGTGGATGGGGCGCGATTATATTCTTGGCTGCCATTTCCGGTATTGACCAGGATCAGTATGAATCAGCACAGATTGACGGGGCTTCCCGTATGCAACAGATGTTCAAAATCACTTTACCGAACATCCTTCCAACCATCACAATCATGTTTATTCTTTCGGTTGGTGGATTGATGTCTTCCGGGTTTGACCAGATCTTCAACTTAGCAAATGCCGCTACCAAAAATGTATCGGAAGTACTCGATGTATATATCTATCGGATTACGTTCCAGTCATCAACTGACTTCTCATTCTCAACAGCGGTCAGCTTGTTCCGTTCCCTGGTGAATATGGCCTTGCTGCTTCTTGCTGACAGATTTGCCAAGTGGCTTGGCGGAGACGGTTTGTTCCGATAA